The Thermonema lapsum sequence CCTTCAAGCTGCAATACGACGAAAGCATAGAGTTTGAACAAGACCCTGATGTAAACTACCTACCCGATGCCTTCGGTTTACCGGAAGTCTTCGGACAAGTGGTCGTACGTAGCGAAGAAGAAGCAGCAACACTGCAACAGGCGTTTACCAGTATGGCAAGTAGCCCGGCGAGCAGCGCCGATGAGGAACTCCCTACCCTACCTCAAGAAAAAGAGCGCAACTGGGGAGGCATCCTTGTCATAGCCTCGCTTTTCATGATTGCCCTTTTTGCCAGCTATGTGTTGTTCATTGACCCCTCGCTCAATCCATTCAATGCTTTGTTTGGCGCAAACAACGAGCAAGCAGAAGCCAAAACCACTGACGAAGAAAGTTTGGCAGAAAATCCAGATGCTACAGGAACAACAGAAGAGACAGCTGCTGCCGAACCGCTGCCTCTCGATGAAGAGAGGGCAACAGCTACTACTACAAAAGAAGAAGAAGTGGCAAAAGAAGAAGAAACTAGTAGCATAAAAGAGAGTAGCACCGCTGCCAACAGTTGGAACTATGAAAGCAACAATACTCCGTCTACCCCTACTCAAAAAACACAACCGACCGCCACAAATACCACGCCTACCCCACAGCCAGTAGAAGGCTATAACAAAGCCGTAGAATTCTATACGGTCACCAGCCCACAAAATCAATACTTTGTCATTGCAGGCAGCTTTACTAACAAATTACATGCCTATAAGGCTGCCGAAGAGTTTTTCCATAAAGGCTTAAAGAAAACAAGGGTGATAGTATCGGATGGGCGGTACCGGGTAGCTGTAGGCTTCGATGCCGACAAAGAGAAAGCCGACAGCCTCAGGATTGCCCTTCAACAACGCCTTGGAAAAAATGACCTGTGGATTTTAAAATATTAACCACACAATCACGTAAAT is a genomic window containing:
- a CDS encoding HU domain-containing protein; translated protein: MEEVIKTIKETLYQHGQVCLPELGCLQVQYRGAQIHAAIHKISPPTAKIVFTTDTQADKRQLQEALQKHTNLPASEVDSLLKSLSTTIKIELGTHKKFTIPELGTFKLQYDESIEFEQDPDVNYLPDAFGLPEVFGQVVVRSEEEAATLQQAFTSMASSPASSADEELPTLPQEKERNWGGILVIASLFMIALFASYVLFIDPSLNPFNALFGANNEQAEAKTTDEESLAENPDATGTTEETAAAEPLPLDEERATATTTKEEEVAKEEETSSIKESSTAANSWNYESNNTPSTPTQKTQPTATNTTPTPQPVEGYNKAVEFYTVTSPQNQYFVIAGSFTNKLHAYKAAEEFFHKGLKKTRVIVSDGRYRVAVGFDADKEKADSLRIALQQRLGKNDLWILKY